AAGGGCGCAATATGATCAGCAGGGTAATCTAACTCAACAAGAAATCCTTTCTCCCCTTACTCATGCCGATGTTATGAGCGAAAATTTGAACCTAGATTTTGGGAATAACATTAGTGAGTTGAATGCATTGTTTCATTCGTTTTAAACCTAAGTTATGGATTGGAATAGACCCCGCACTACAAAGGAGCTTTACGATCGCTTTTTACAATTTTTCTGTATTGAAGAATTAGTAACTCCGGAATGTCATGCAAAATTTAAAAATCGAGGAAACTACTTTTTCCTCTCTCGTTTTGATCCGCGACTACTGACAGTAATTCTTTGGGCACGAGAATCCATTGACCGGCCTTTTTATGCCAATAATTGGCATACGGCTAATCCTGGGGAAACGGTATATGATGAGCGGGGATTGCGCGATAATCTTTGTGATATTGTTCAAGGAAAAACACAAGTCTATATTTCCGGCCATGTTTTGGGAATGGCTTTAGACTTCAAGGTAAAGGATATGCCGGCCCCTAAAGTTCGTCAATGGTTTATCGAAAACCAAAAGGATTGCCCCTATCCAATTCGATTGGAAAACAATTTGAATGGCGTTCCAATTTCCTGGGTTCATTTAGACGTTTGCGATGATCCTTATAATTCAAAAGTCCATTTATTTAATGTTTGAGGGCATGCAAATCGATATCGATCAAATAAAGGTTTGGGGTTTCAATTTAACTACCCTGGTAGTTAGTTTTTCAGATTTGGCCTCTTCAGTTTTAAGTATGATTGGAGCTGGATTAGCAGTAGTCTATACAGGCTATAAAATTCGGTTATTGCACCTAGAGCAGAAACAAAAAGCAATACAAGATGAGTAGTATTTGGCAGAAAATCAGCGGTATTTTCACCGGTGGGGATATGGTAAAGCAAATTGTAGATGGTGTCGATCGCTTTGTAACTACCAAAGAAGAAAAGGCGCAGTTAGAAAACATTGCTCTTCAAATTGCCCATGAGCATGAATTAGCGCTTCAGTCAGAAGCCTTCAAAGTTGAAATGGAATTTAACCAGCGAATAAAGGACCTGGAAGGTACGGCAAAAGACCTGGTGCAAGCCGGTTGGATGGGGCGTGTTGTGCTGTTTTTAAGAGGGGCACAGCGGCCTATTTGGGGCTGGGGAACCATTATCATAGACGTACTTTATTTCTTAAAGCGTCTGGATTTAACGCCTACCGGTGAGGATATGCTTTATACTATTAATATGATTGTCCTGGCTTTCCTTTTTGGCGAACGTACCATTCAAAATGTCGCCCCCCACTTTAAGGAGCTCATTCGGGCGAGAAAGCAGCCCGTAACTGAATAAGAAAAGCCCCTAATTGGGGCTTTTTGGATTTAGAATACTTTGGACAAATTCTAGCGTAGAATCTTTTTAGTTTTCTGAAAGAACATATTAGGCGTTTTGGATGGCGTCGATTAAATCAGCTTTATAAGCGCCATAAATTTGAATCACTACCGGATCTAACTTTTGACCTTCAATGCCTTTTTGCCATAGGTCTTCAATCATTTTAATAATCTCTTTTTTCGGACGTCGGTAAAAATGCAGATTACAAATAATGTCTGATTTGAATTGGAGAATACTATGAATGAGAAACTCATTGGATAGATCAATATCTGCAAGAACATTATCAGTGCACTGATTAATAACTTTCTCCGTTATTAGTCTTGCCAACTGCTTGTGCTGATTGTTTTGAAGGTCCACTCCAAAGCCTAAATGCCCTAATCGACTATCTATATCCCGAGGCTTTTTTGTGCCCCGTTTTCCTTTGATACTAACCCAATTAAACTCTGGTGCTAAAAAGGGATAAAGCCAAACGGGAATAAGGCATATTTCTGGATTACTCAAATCTTTAAATCCTAGGTCAATGCGCTCTTCGCGACTAAGGTCATTCGGATCAATCGAAAAATCACCTTCAGACTCCTGAACCAAGGAAGGGATTTTAGAAATTCGTTCAAACCAATGCTCGGGCTGGCCATGGGCATAAAGTAAGGCCTCAATAGATTCGTTGAGAATAAATTCACGAATGATCTTACATTTTTCAAAAGTGCTTTGGTAACTCATATTAAGCAATAATATTTTGGGAAAATTCGATTGTAAACCAGCGAGAAAAACTGATGTACCAGCATTCGAGAGGCTTGGAATAAGCCACCCGGTTTTCTTTCTTTTTAAAGCGGTAGCTCATTCTGTAACATTCTAATTCGCTGCCAAAGAATGTCACAGTAGGGTCTAAGGGAAAAACCTCGCACTTCATGCCATATTCTTTGGTTAATCGATTTTGGAGGTCCAGTACGGTTATAAGCATGGGCTCTTTGGTAAAAGGGCAGATGGGGTGTTTTGTCGCACGCATAAATAGTAGTTTAATATTCATCAAATATAGAAAAATCTGCAAAAAGAAAAGAAAAATATTCGAAAGTGATTTTTTTGGGCATAAAAAAAGCCCGGGAAAATCCCGAGCTTTCAACCTAATAAATGTATCCAGGTTAATAAAAATAGGCGCCACCCCATCGAAAGGGCTGCGGCTGACGATGCTTATAGCTACCCACTGGCGCGAAATCCTTTCCGGAAGGTCCAACATTGATCACCGGCTCACACAATACGGCTGCTACCTGTAGGCTTTCCACCTGGTAGAAATCAACCGCTTCGATCTTTAGATCAATAGCCGTGAAAGATTCCGTTGCATCCACTTCGCAAAAAATGGGCGCTTCTGCATCTTCAATAACCTCTGCTAAGCTGACTACTGGCGCAAACGCTAAGCCCGCAAGCACTAAAACAAGATGTTTTTTCATGTTTGAGATTTAGATTAGACAAAAACGAGCTTTAAATATATGTAGAATAATCTACACTAATCACTAGGCAAAACTTCCCAATCTTTTGCCAATGAATCAGGTACAGTTGGACACCAACTGGTGATCAAGTTGCTAGAATTAACTAAAGCAAATTGATCTTGATAATAAATTGCGTCAATTTGATTATTGGAGAAATCAAATCGTTTTTGAAACTCCTTTTTTACCGATTCGGGCAAAGATTGCATTTTAGGTACTATTTCTTTCTTGATTATAGAAGGAACTTGTCTAAATACAAACTTTCCGCTATCCGCCCAGGATTTGCGTCGGGCCATTTTACCCTGTTCTAATGCATTGATTGCATCGCCAAAACTTAAAGTCATAATTCAATATTTATATTACTTGTCGAAATATAGAAAAATCTACACTTTAAAAAGTTTCTTATTGAATCGCTTCAAAGTTGTCTTTGAAATATTGCTCGGCCACTAGCCATTGATCTTTATAGTTTTTCGGGTTTCGAGCAATCATATCTCCCAGCTTAGGAGATCCATGATTGATATCTTCTGGAGAAATTGAAACCTGAATGCCACCAGGAAGAACTAAAGCATGTTTAAGCTTGAATAGGTCAATATGCTCTTGGGTAACTTCGCGTAATTCAGCGATTTGTTTACGACGGTATTTTTTAAACTCTGACATTGGTACTAATTAAAATGAACAAATAGATTTTAAGATTGAGCTTCTTGGTATTTGGCTCTTTTACTCCGGTTGGTTTCACTTTCATAAAGCCACCAAAGCGCTTCCCTTAATTTTTGTTCTGCAATGAAATTTGAACTACACTGAAAATGAACTTGAAGATTCAAATATCTTAGACGGCTGAGTAAAGCTTTTAGCACTTCTTCCTCAGTAGTGCCATTTTGGATCGTCTTTAAAGGCCCATTAGAGTTAGGTAGTTCATCTCCAGGGCAGGATTGTTCGACAAAAACTAGACACTGATTGGATTTACCTTCATAGTTTTCGAGGTTGTATTCATGTCCCCATCGTTCTTCAGTCATAATGTAAATTTTGTGGTTGCATCAAATGTAGAAAAATCTACCTCATTGATATTTAATTCTACTCAAAGGCTTCAATTTCCGGGTTGGCCCCTTTCCCCCGGGCGGCATATTGATCGGTTTGGCTTACATCATAATGGCGGGCTTGGTCGCGTACTAAAATGGAAGGAATACCCGCCCGTAGCATATCAGTAATGCCCGTATCCTTCAGGGAATAAAATTGATAAGCCTTTAAAAAGCCGAGTTCCTGACGAAGTTTGGTCCATTGATCACTAATTTTTTTGGGGCTTAAAGCCTTGGGGCTTGGCCTAAAATCGGGACCGGTAAAAAAGTGCTGATCGGACGCATTTTTTAGATAGATACGCAAAACCGTTGCCACGGTTTTAGGGATGGTAATCGTATCATCTTTGCGGTTCTTAGAATACTTGGCCGGAATAAGCACCGTGCAACGCTCCAGGTCAAAGTGATGCACGCGAAGCTTAGTAATTTCTGTACGTCGGATAAAAAGATAATATTCTACTAAACAAAGCACATAGTAACCGTAATTGGTCTTTTCTAGGTGCTTGAAAATTCGAAGCCGTTCTGAAGGGGGAATGATTTTTCGTTTTTTCTCACTCTCTGGGATTTTCCGCAGGCCCAAGGCTGGATTTACATAGAGGTAGCCGGCCTGAATCATCCATTCGCAAAAATTGTGAAGAAAGCCTAGGTAATTATTGCGGGTCCGCGCTGATCGTCCTAAATCATGGTAGACAAAGTCTAAAAATGTGATAATGGCTTCTCGCTGAAAGCCCACACAATTGGTATGCTCCCAATGGGGAATATGCTTTTCAATCATCGATAGATACGACCGGTATGAGCGCAAAGTATCAGCTCTTACGGTGCCCTCTTCAAATCGTTTTTCCTTTTCGCGTAAAAACTCGCGGGCCGCATCCGGTAATAAACTCTGCGATCGTGAAGCTAATTCCTCTGCCAGAGGATTCCAGCCCCGGGCCAATCGCTCATTTAACTGCCGGCACATTTCCTTTCCCTGGCGCCGGCGCTCACTAATCTTTTCAATGCGATTCCATTTAATGCGTCGCCTGGAGAGTTTCCCCGTGCGCGGATCTATCACATAAAAAGCAATATACCAGGTGGCCCCTTCGTGGAGCTTGGCAGGATAGTAAGGTAAAACGGTAGACATGGCAAATGCGGGTTTTAGCTGTGCTCAGGCCACGTAAAACGTGATCTGTTGTCAAATTATTGACCCGTATTTGTCCCGGTTGGGTTTTTTAGAAGGCAAAAGCCCTGATATACAGGGCTTTTATTGATGGTAGTAGCGGGGGCCAGACTCGAACTGACGACCTTTGGGTTATGAGCCCAACGAGCTACCAACTGCTCCACCCCGCGATATGTTGTTTCCCTATTGGGGCGGCAAATATAAAAGCTTTTTGGGAACTGACAAAAAGATTATTGAATTCTATTAATTTAGTGGCATGGCCAGATACCTGATCGTCCTTTTACTATGCCTGGGATGGGCTGGAAATCCGCTCCTTGCGCAGGGAAGACCTTATACTGCAGAGTACTGGGAAAAAAATTGGCGCGACTGGCCTCGCCCGCGTTTTGATTATCGAATTGACTCATTTGCAGCGGTTCAAAACATCGTGCAAAGGGAATATTTTAACAGCGGTTCGGATGTAAGTGGCGAGCGCTACTTCCATTATGCACGCTTTCAATACCCGGATCAGTCATCCATCGACAATTGGTCAAAAATCTTGTTTCAGCTACCCAACTATGAAATTCTAAAGGATATCGACTTTCGCATTTGGGAAGAAG
The Croceimicrobium hydrocarbonivorans genome window above contains:
- a CDS encoding Thoeris anti-defense Tad2 family protein gives rise to the protein MTLSFGDAINALEQGKMARRKSWADSGKFVFRQVPSIIKKEIVPKMQSLPESVKKEFQKRFDFSNNQIDAIYYQDQFALVNSSNLITSWCPTVPDSLAKDWEVLPSD
- a CDS encoding tyrosine-type recombinase/integrase, with protein sequence MSTVLPYYPAKLHEGATWYIAFYVIDPRTGKLSRRRIKWNRIEKISERRRQGKEMCRQLNERLARGWNPLAEELASRSQSLLPDAAREFLREKEKRFEEGTVRADTLRSYRSYLSMIEKHIPHWEHTNCVGFQREAIITFLDFVYHDLGRSARTRNNYLGFLHNFCEWMIQAGYLYVNPALGLRKIPESEKKRKIIPPSERLRIFKHLEKTNYGYYVLCLVEYYLFIRRTEITKLRVHHFDLERCTVLIPAKYSKNRKDDTITIPKTVATVLRIYLKNASDQHFFTGPDFRPSPKALSPKKISDQWTKLRQELGFLKAYQFYSLKDTGITDMLRAGIPSILVRDQARHYDVSQTDQYAARGKGANPEIEAFE